Genomic window (Sebastes umbrosus isolate fSebUmb1 chromosome 21, fSebUmb1.pri, whole genome shotgun sequence):
TATGCTTTCTCTGTGCAACCTGCAATCTCATCACTGCAATTGAAAGTCACAGTTTTAGTTGAAgttatctttaaaaaatgatgttatttatcatctggtgtttttttgtgaccTGCTGATTACAGCACAATCAGGattaaacataataaaattaatatttaaacagGGGTTCTTCCTGATAAATGAAACTGAGATGACGTTGTTTCCTTTGCACACTCCATCATTTTTCTATATCAAGACACCCAACCACTTACCATAGGAAAGAAAAAGGACAATGTattaattttacatttgttttggttttaatattatgactttaatgtGAGTTTCTACAGATACAACAaccaaggcaaggcaaggctttatttgtatatcacatttcagcaacagggcaattcaaagtgctttacataaacattcaagaacattgccacaaagtgcaaaagaaaaaaacagttataaaaacattaaatattagaaaataaaaacaagctaaaaaaataaaagctaggatagaatatataacacacaagagtaaaagctctagtgcagtataagatcattatctggtttaataaaaggcagcagcaaacaggaaagttttaagctttgatttaaaagaactcagagttggtcctgcaggtttctgggagcttgttccaaatatttggtgcataaaaactgaatgctgcttctgcatgtttagttctgactctggggacactaagcagacctgatccagatgacctgagaggtctggatggttcataacatagcagaagatcagaaatgtatttttggccCTGAACcatttagtgctatataaaccagcaggagtattttgaaatcaattctctgagagacagggagccagtgtagagacctcagaactggactgatatgatccactttcttggtcttagtgaggactctagcagcagcaggttctgaatcagctgcagctgtctgattgattttttaggaagaccagtaaagataCATAACTATATTAATCATTTGAAAACTATGATGATCAAATTAACATAGTTAACATAGCAGTGGGATTTGCCGTATCAGTAATGAGGAAGGGAAACAATTGATTTTGTTACTACAGAGACACCATCTTCATATCTTTGTAATTTTTCTGAAGACCTAACGGctaacactttttttctttgcttttttaGCCATTTGTGAGGAAGGAGACCATGATGAGAAAACGATTATATGTGCCTTCCTTGCAAGAGTCATGCATGGAAAGCAATTGGGTAAGTTCtgtccaacacaacaaactttccaccatggatgtattctaatattccactattggCAAcacgtcacttcacaagacttCAGAATGAcacttctccttgagcaagactctttccataatgtcagacacttataataacaatcagagcctgtcatggcaaaaacaagcacttttaatggTAATATAAAGTGCTtgcagcttgccccaatagcacgaTATTGCATCCAGtgagctgccgtctacagcgctctctctcaatactggatcaatttcagaaattgttgttcctattagtcagttagacataaaaacatgggaaaatagggttgaaaaataccctAAAGTTACTTTTCAAAGCTCATATAAAAATGCGTAGATATAAGAGTCATGGAGTCAATGTTTTGATGACATCATTTGCTATAACAACTGTACTACCAGAAAAGTAACTTGAAGCTGAAATTCATGTTTTCAAAGTGTGCCCACTGTTTTTCCCCAGATGTCCAGTTTGAAGACGATGACCGTGTGATGCCTCTGATGTCTGCCGCCAAATTATGGTCAAAACTAGAGCACACTGTGGCAGACGAAAGTCTGTTCAAAAACATCACCATTCTTTTGCTTGTCCAGGTAATCACACTAATTATTTGGGATGTGTATGTACACAAGATTTGAGAATGTCCAGACATGGCTTTAAATGTGTCCCGGTGTGATTGAAAGAATTCTGGAGAATGCTACGGTCTGCTCACCTGAccctgtcagatggtttgtttcacagaaccatctgataCGCCGTCATTTGAAAACTGTttagaaaagggcaggcactttcaaaaaaatacttggcaggtgattggatgaaccatctgtcaatcaaattaACACTGCTGTACTTTACACAGTCAATGCCatactttgctcttctttcattgaagaaaatactctccagttgtgatataactgatgctattgcagcatctaacctcttcaggagcccccattgttgtttagaacaaacagtTGCCTCTCTGTGTCGTCTCACGCTATGGTCTCACCGAGTCTCACATACCAAAGCCACgcctgccagtagctcctcacaggacactGATTGATCCGTTGTCTGGCGAGCCGGACACAAACGTATTAATTagagcctgacaagatggatttccGTGTGACATTTGATCCCACGATTCTCGCGTAATTCTATGACATTGCAATAATCTAGCTGCAATGTAAGGTTAACAGTCTGCTGCCTGTAATGGATATATATCACCAGTTCAAGGAATACACCAGATTAAAGTCCCTATGTCACACAGAGCCGCTTTGTCCGTATTTTGTTTAAGCATCTGATGTATTTGCCCTGTTGTTCtcagtctgtgtctgtgtgcttgGAGAAAGGCCAAAGATCTCATGCCTCCTCTGCCCTCAAGTGGTTTGAGAAGAATGACTTCCCAAAGGTCTGTATGTTTATTactgtctcttttcttttcaaaagCACATGGTCAATGCTGGAATATCTGGTGGCGTAGAGTGATTGATTTTAATGCTTAACAACTAACATTTTTCAACAGAAATTGATAGTTAAGTTGACGACAATAGTGACAGAGAGGGAAACTTACCACCCGTTCCTCATGAGCTTCAGCTTCAGCCGCCTGCTGGAGACGATCAACTCTTACTTGGACGCCTACTTGGAGAAGAATCCCTCCGACTACATTCTCAAGGTACAGGACCTGAGCTAGTATGTCGTAGGTCATATCCTACAAATCAAAATGACACAAGGCTTTCCAAGTTCAGCCTAGTTCATAAAATGTATAGACAAGCTTGACAATAGGCCCAATCCAACTCTAACTTTCCTGAATGTGTGTATTGAATGTGTTTCAACAGTCTAGACTAAGATATTTGGACACTGAAAATGGGTGAGAAATGATTGACAAGAGCTGTTCAGCTTAGTTTAACATGACCTTTGAAAATTGGTTGTGCAGAAAGTCAAAGTCTTAGGCTGTTACTTGGAAAATTGTTTTCCCAGGGTAGGATTTATTCAGTCTATTCATGATGAGAGTAAACATTTATATACAGCTGGCCCTGCACGACTAATGCCAGTGTAAAAGTATGGCTGAAAAAATAAGGAATGAGAGTAGCTGTGCAATAAATCACTCCGTCTTGCTGCAAGACATCGACTGAGACGATTAGTCCCCCTCCTTGAtcacaaatgaaaaatatagtTTGAGTGCTGCTGTATTTGATGCTTGAACGTTTCACACCAATATATCTTAAATTGTAACTTCTAACATCTGTCCTTTTGATCCAAACAAGTGTGAACAgaattgtcagttttttgcCGCTCAGCTGTTTGTGAGATGTCTTCAGTTACACGTGATTTAATTGGCCAATACATCAGGTGTCCAGTGTTTCGCTCCAGCTAACGGCAAAGTTTAACAAACAGCAGTCGatacatttatttgatcttGTGTGCAGGCCTGCTCGGCTACGCTCTTGTCCTTTCTGAGTAATGGCGCTTTGACCAACTGAAGGTGCTGATGTGACATTATCAGTCATAGTTAATTGACAATTTGTCATCAAATTAATTGGAAGGACAAACTGCAACAAACAGCAGAGTCCTTCTCAGGGTCCAAAAGCTTAAAACATGATTTACATGGAGGCCGCTGACTAAGGTTAAACTTAGAAGGGTATTGTATTGACAGGCCTCATTAGTTTTGCTTTCTCTTTATAGCAATACTTAAAGGATTAGTTCACCCGCCAAAcgatcatttgtatatcaattactcaccccgtgttaccttgaattcttatAGAAAAGTTAGTTTTTCTCGCCTGCCTCCACGGCAAACAAAGAATTTAAAACAGAGAGAAGTCTTGATGTATTGGCATAAAGGGAGGCCGCGTTTAACGACAGCAAAACTATATTAAAACGTTTGTTTACAACtcatgcagtataatccaagtctcatgtATGCAGTCGTATgatcactacttcccaaacgcATGCATCTTATCTATATAAAACACTTAGACATAAACAGTCTCACGCTGGCACAGCTGCGCGAGTCCGATGTGTTTTAAATATAGTAAGGTTTTAAAGAAATttatgtgtttgggaagtagtgagcatacgactgaaTACATGAGACGTAGATTCTACTGCGCGAGTTATGTAAGAGTTTGTAATCAGATGTTTGagttgatatagttttgctgttgttagaCGCAGCCCCTATTCATttaaattcatcaagacttttctccgttCTCTGATTCTTTGTTTGCTGTGGAGGCAAAGTTTTCCTCAAGAgttcaaggtaacacagggtgagtaTAGGtagatatacaaatggtcattttgtgggtgaactattcctttaagcctGGAAGTTGATTGTTTTGGAAGAGTATTAAAAGGATAATATTTAGTAACATCATTTATGGTTTTTGTCTGCCTCTTCAACTATCAGGCGGCCACAAAGATGGCGCAGTCGTCGCAGAACATTGAGGATCTGGAGGATGAGGTGACACAGGATGGCTCTCTGTCAGAAGAAGCCAAGAAAACAACAGAGGACAGAAAGTAGGAAATAACCTTTAACAGCCCCAGTTGTGTTTATGAAGTATGATCTATTTCTGCTCTGTATTGAACAATATACTGAACATTTATGTCTCAACAGGGACAAGAACAAGGCTGTAAGTTTGAGGTTAGTAGAGTGTTGAAATGCTTCTTTTGCTCTCTGTTTGGATGAAGGTAAATTCAGTAAACTGTGGGGTTACAAATAATTTCATCACACCGTGTGGCACTTCCACAGAACAAAACGGAAACTACTGTCAACTGAGATTCCAGAAGAATGGCAAACTGATTCAAGCAAAAAGCCTTTTGTCTCGGTCAAAAGAATGTCCAAGATTGGTAAGTTGTATTTTTCCTGTGTTTGATATTTCTGTTACAAACTAAATATAACAATACTTTAAttctctataaaaaaaaattctaggAATACATTCACCACCACATtatatttcacacacatttctgaGCGTGAACAAAAAGCTAAAGAGAATGTTCAACCTCTCACCATCAGAGTTATCTGGGGTGACATCTGGGACGTCAGTGGACACCACGATGATGCAAAAAGCAAGAAAACGACCTCAGGTAAATTGAACCACACATCTCATTTATGTCCAGTTATTTCATCTCAAATCAAGTGAATATATTAAGCATCTCTCAAATGCTTTTTTAGAAATGGACATACCAGCTGGACCAATACCTCAAGATTGGAGTTAAACGTCACGGCCAGGGGAAGTGGTCTCACATGTTAATGGATTTTGATTTTGAGGGACGCACCGGCACCATGCTCAAAGACCGCTGGAGAGTCCTAACGAAGGCAAATAAAGTAGGCTGAGGAGGGGAAGTGCCTCAATAACTTATATATTGTAGTAATTGTAAATACATTTTGCCTTATATCAGCCCATAGCTTAATTGCTGAAGATGTTTGTGTTATTGGTGTgtggctgctgtttttgtttgcacCAAGAAAATATACCACTAGAGGGCAATGAACACAATAATTAATTGGGATATATGCATTGCCTTCTATGATAGGATATATTTATTAGTAGTGCCCCTTTAACTTGTACAATGTAGCAGTTCACCTGTTACTGAAACATGGGATTAGCTACCCCACTTATTTTAACTCCTTTCAGCCCACTGGCCAAACTTCTGAAACTGATCCTTTATGTTGTGGGTGTGTTGTGCTTTTTTTGCATCCAAGAAATGTAATGCCACCAGAGGGTGCTCAATGCAGAACAATGAACTAGGCTGTTTGTGTTGCCTCTATGATGGGGaacattttatgtttgtttttttttttgtttttttcttaaacaaaaaaaatcaggtcACAAATGTAACAttgtaaaatattttgtataattttaagTTAAACATTTTTGCCAGAAAATTGTAAGAAATTAATACAACAGTTGCTtgttacaataaaaatatgcaaaatgaaCTTTGATAGGTGCTTAATGTGGActaaaaaaaaggtgaaatacTGTACAAGTTACATTGTGTGCTGCAAAGATACACAGAATGTAAATGTGCATGGTGACTGCAGTGAGTTGAACATGCATTTTATATCAGTGTGTAGCATATTTATTAGAGACATAATTGCATTGCACCACCGTTGAGTCTTTTTTAGTGTTGAAAGCCTGCAGTATTGAAGCGTCTGATCTGATCACGGTATTTCAGTCTCGCTGTTGAAGGGGAGCTTGGCTGTGAAATGTTATTGTGGACACCAGATCAGAGAAAGTTCTGTGGTGCTGTGTTTGGATCAGATGAAGACGAAGCTGTGTTGTGGTGGACAGTTGCACTGCTGGGTTTTCTCGATCTTCTTCCATGTCCCGCTGCACTGATGGTTCCCCACCGCCTGCCAGTGGAGCAAAGCTTCTCTGCAACACAGTCACAGCTCATAAGGTTtatggttttcacactacaacGTGCGTAGTTTCACACATCTGCATCTATTTTCACTTGATTTTAAATGTTACAGTAATTTGGGGTTGATACAATGACAAAGATTTTATCAATTTAAGATGCTCTTTTATCAAATCGTcagtaatcacacacacacacacatataaaggtTCATACTTGTCTGATTCCAGACCGTCTCCTTGGCAGCTGCCACTATTGTTTCGCATGGCGGGAGGTTCACATGCCACACACACTTTGAAGCCTTCTGTTATGTAGCgcatccagtgtgtgtgtggccggTTCTCCACCGTACAGTGGGGTGTCCGGGACTCCAGTGTGAATTCCACACAGAACCTGAGGGGAGTAGGGGCAGGGTCACAAGGGTCACTCAGTCATTACTGGGATATTAGACCAATGAATTAAGATAGAGGACTAAAGTAAATGCGCACTTTAGGAGGACATCATCACCCAGTTGGTGACTGGCACAGGGATAGTTTGCTTCACCAGTCAATGCAGTAATGACACAATAAATCAGCCAATGTCCCTGGAAGCTGCACACAACAACTCACCTTCTGTCATCTAGGCCTTTTGTGCATGTGCTTTTCATGCAACAGTCCTTATTAAAGTATGAGTTTTCAATTTCAAAGGGTTGTGGGCAATCTCTCAGCTATATTTAATGGTTGGTAGACAGACATCCAGGTGAGCAAACATCTACTGGTAGCTCACGCACACAGGGGAAAAGGTTGGGCTGttatctgttttttgtttttttttcaaaatggttCGGGTTACACTGCATAATGCTAAAATGAAGTTAACACCTGGCAGCATTCATGAACTTTTCAACTCTTGAATTTAAAGAGGTTGTGTGCAGTTTCAGAGTAGCATGATATGAAACCTACCCGGCTTGTAGGGGATTTCCATAGTGGTCATGCCTGGGCCTTCCCTTGCCAAACTCCATGCTGGTGATGAATGCTGGACCTGATAAGAGAAACAAATTCAGTATTCTAATAGTAAGTTTAGcacatttaaaggtacagtgtgtaggatttggcagcatagtggtgtggttgcagattgcaaccaacaggGTACCCCTCCGCCATTCCTCCCTTTCAAGATTGCCATGACGTGAGCCaacgagtgcaaaactgtggtaacgccattcgcctcgctcagaggccatccttacaaTAATAACACTACCTTTGGTGCAATGGAAGTGAGACGGGGGCTGgcagtaccacagttttgcactctgcggctcacgttaacgcagttttacaagtgtgtcggagaactacggtggccttcaggtaacataaaaacgtgaactTCTCTCTCTagtgccagtgtttggtttgtctgttctgtgctaCCGCAGAAACAtgacctatgtagatataaaggactcattctaaggtaacaagaacacaacgattcttagtttcaggcgaatatacactaatgaaaatatagttgagaatattatattccatttctgctgatagatcccccgaaatgttacacactgttcttttaaggTACAAAGTCAAGGGAAAAATGCATTTAAGATCAAATAAAAGCAGTATTGCAGATAAACAGTAGTAAAAGAATGGCAACATGATGTATTTGTGTACCTGAGTTGAGTCCACAGTGACCGCCCTGGTGGTCTCTGTACTCCCTGCAGCCGCTTCGTTGCTCCAGGCTGGGACAGGGCTCTCCGCTGTGAGTGGGCTGCTGCTCTATGTGACGGACACGGACCCGCACAGAGGGCTGGCAGGGCTTGGCGCAGCCGCT
Coding sequences:
- the LOC119480833 gene encoding somatomedin-B and thrombospondin type-1 domain-containing protein; the encoded protein is MGSSVEFACLLLVVSTLGKMVSGGCLGKCCRGRDLSCLTTDWRMDRVYGTCYCDESCVRTKDCCFDYFTECPARDCAVSDWSFWSGCAKPCQPSVRVRVRHIEQQPTHSGEPCPSLEQRSGCREYRDHQGGHCGLNSGPAFITSMEFGKGRPRHDHYGNPLQAGFCVEFTLESRTPHCTVENRPHTHWMRYITEGFKVCVACEPPAMRNNSGSCQGDGLESDKEALLHWQAVGNHQCSGTWKKIEKTQQCNCPPQHSFVFI
- the terf1 gene encoding telomeric repeat-binding factor 1, coding for MEPEVNNNNKKSLTADESPDEEVSFSRVTAVATGWMLDFMFVSLCRRFKQGKFEEFNETLSTLQAICEEGDHDEKTIICAFLARVMHGKQLDVQFEDDDRVMPLMSAAKLWSKLEHTVADESLFKNITILLLVQSVSVCLEKGQRSHASSALKWFEKNDFPKKLIVKLTTIVTERETYHPFLMSFSFSRLLETINSYLDAYLEKNPSDYILKAATKMAQSSQNIEDLEDEVTQDGSLSEEAKKTTEDRKDKNKAVSLRTKRKLLSTEIPEEWQTDSSKKPFVSVKRMSKIELSGVTSGTSVDTTMMQKARKRPQKWTYQLDQYLKIGVKRHGQGKWSHMLMDFDFEGRTGTMLKDRWRVLTKANKVG